The nucleotide sequence TCCACCTGGGGCGGCTTATCCCCCGGACAGTTGTTTGCGGCAATGTCCAGAGCACAGACGCGGCCAAAGATGATCAGATCCAGCAGGGAGTTGGCACCCAATCGATTTGCTCCGTGTACTGAGGCGCAGGAAGTTTCCCCGCAGGAGTACAGTCCCTTGACAACCTGTTCCTTGCCATTCTCATCGATGGTGACCACACGACCCTTGTAATCCGTTGGTATGCCGCCCATGTTGTAGTGCACAGTTGGCAGCACTGGTACTGGTTCCTTGGTCACATCCACTTTGGCAAAAATCCGGGCGGTGACCATAATGCCCGGCAATCGTTGCTTGATGATCTTGGCGTCGATATGGTGGAGCTGAAGGTGCACATGATCCTTGAGCGGACCACAACCATTGCCAGCAAGAACCTCCATGGTCATGGCCCGCGCCACCACATCTCTGGACGCCAGATCCTTGGCCTTTGGAGCATAGCGTTCCATGAAACGTTCTCCCTTGCAGTTCAAGAAGAAACCGCCTTCGCCCCTAACTCCCTCGGTGATAAGGCATCCGGCTCCGTAGATGCCAGTGGGATGAAACTGCACAAATTCCATATCCATGAGCGGCAGCTCCTGTCTAGACACCCACGCATTGCCATCGCCGGTACATGTGTGTCCGGCGGTCGTGGAGAAGTACACCCGACCACAACCGCCGGCGGCAACAACcgtatttttggccaaaaaccgaTGGAAGGTGCCATCATCCAGTTTCCAAGCCAAACATCCCACACATGCACCCTGCGACATGATCAGATCCAGAACGAAGTAGTCCACAAAATAGTGGCAAGAATCGGAGTGCTTCAGCGTTTGTCCGTACAGTGTGTGGATAAGGGCGTGACCCGTGCGATCTGCACATGCACACGCCCTTCTGGCCACCCCGCCCTTTCCGTAGTCCAAGGTCTGACCTCCAAAAGGTCGCTGGTAGATCTTGCCATCGGGCTTTCGCGAGAAGGGCATCCCGTACATGTCCAGTTCGCAGACCGCCCTCTCCGCCTCCCGACACATGTAATGGATCGCGTTCTGATCACCCAGCCAATCGGAGCCCTTCACCGTGTCGTAGAAGTGGTACTTCCAGTCGTCCTTGTCCATATTTGAGAGGGCGGCATTAACACCACCCTGGGCAGCCACCGTGTGAGATCGGGTGGGAAATAGCTTTGATATAATGGCCGTTTGGAAACCCTTCTCCGCCAGCCCAAATCCAGCCCGCATTCCAGCTCCACCGGCACCAATGACAATCGCATCGAACTTGTGGTCTATCAAGGAGTACTCATCTTTGCAACTGGCATCTCGAACGCAGGACACTTGAAGCAGACGACTCCCATTTGGACCAAGAAGGCTCCTGGTTACATGCTGTCCCGCCCTTTTGAGAAACAGGCGATTCATTTTTAATGGCGGTCCAGTAGTATTTAACGAAATAAATGTAGTTTTGCGCTTTTAAAATCTAAGTGTATTTGAGTTGGGATAGAAAACACAATGACTATGAGACTATCGCAGATGTCTTTTCTTTAATGGGATACATACAAAATGTTATGCACTTTAGATTTGAATGCTACCGCATATATTATctctttattataaaaatcataaataatgaaaagtaACCAAATTTATCGAAGCACTTTTAAAAACTTCGACCACATAGCAGCGCCTATTTGGAAGCAGACTTCATTTGTCTCTCATATCTTTTGTTTGTCGAGTCACGccatttttaagttttaagctTGTTAAAGCTATACATTTCCACGAAAATCCTGCAGCGGCATCGAAGAGCAAAAGGTGGACAGGCGGCAAACAGGCCAAGATGGTCAAGATGGTCGAGATGGTCCAAAGCAAACACGGAGAGATCGGACCGGGCAAACATACTTAAGCGCAGCGAAAACAGCAGAAAACGAGCAATATGTAAATGAGTCTGGGTTTTGGGTATGGGTCTGGGTCTGAGTCTGTGTTTGTGATTGGGTTTGCGATTGGGACTGGGTTTGGGACTGGGCTTGGGTTCGAGCAAACAGACGAGAAAGGGGCGAACCGATGGGCGGAAAGCCAAGAATGGCGAACGAAAGACTTCGGAAACGAACTCGATCGCTGGGTTTGCTCTGGGTTCGCTGGGCTGGGATTTCCCCGACGGCTAATTGCGCTCAAAGGACATGCGCATTTGCGTGGATATCCTGTGTAAACGGAATGCCTGCCCCGAATTCGTCCTTTTTTtcctccttcttttttttgccggCTGCCTGCTCGGCGTTCGCACTCTCGCGTGTTTGCTTTATGCGTTTACAACCTCAGCCTAATTGAGGCGGGGAAATTCGCTTAGGCGGCCATAAAATGGAATTGTTTGCAAACACACAAGCAGAAAGGATTGGCCATAAAGCGTCTACAATGCCGTGCGGTGAATATTTAGGGCAAGGACGCTATCGTCATCGAAAGGATTGAGGATCGCGCTGGTAGGGTTCGCCCTCATTTCCGCGTACTCCTCTGCGCGGCGCATTCTTAATGAAAACGTGCGGCATCTTTAATGAATGACCAAAGGGAACTGGAATAGGTAGCCCAGACATCCGTCACGGTTGCGACAACTACATGGCGATCCATTCGATTCACTTGTCTATCCGCCAGATACATTTCTCCATTAGCCAACGCTCAGCCCTCCGGAGTCCcctccattttcatttccatctCCGACTATTTTATTGAGTTCCCTAGTCTGTTGATTTTTCTCATTTACTACCGACGGTTGTACTGTTGTACCAGACCCTTAACTAATGGCCATCGTTGGCCGCGAGCTGTTTGTCTTTCAGCGCCATAGAATGCCCAACTTTTTGACCGTTCCCAGCCCCCTAGATAAAGTCGGTCCATTGACACGCGGCGATGACTTGGAACCGACTAAAAAGCGAGCTGCGATCCACGAAAAAACACAGACTGCCGATGCAAGAGGCGCGTGATCTCAAAAAAATCACGGAAAAGCTATAAATAGTTGGTGTTTCGAGTCTCGCAATATACAACTTTGAAACAACCCAGCAAACTTTCATTGAATCGCATTTTACTGTATTTACTATATAAATTAGCAATGAAATCAATGCAATAATACACGGATAattaaaagatatttttaggtacattttttctattttatcttcgataataaaatataatgttCGAAATGTAAAGTAAAAAATACAAGTGATATAGCATTTTAAAGTGTGATTCTCTCCAATGTGGATGCAAAATTTCAGTTGGTCATGTGTGGTCACGCACCGCCCCAAAAATCCAGCAACTCCGCCCCGGGGTAACTTGTATTTTGGCCACATACACAAATTGACGCACCAGAGTCAAATGTTTACAACTCGAAATTCAGCTGAAAattttaccaaaaaaaaaaagtgttggATCGGCAAACCCGTTTTGGAGTGCAAACAGACCCCGTGGAAAAAATACAAAGTTTTAATTGGTTGGacaaacaaaactcaaaaCGAGCGTCTAAACAAATCAAAGCCACTCTGCGGCGAACAACGAACAACGTACTGTGAATCCAGACCTCAGACACACCGAAAAAAACAACTCAGATTTACATTTTAATCTCAGATTATCCTAGTTTAAGGGTTTTTGTTAGTGAATATCTTGATCTTTTGTATTGCATCTATTTGATATCAACCACTTATTAAACTATTTACATATGGACTCCAAGTAGTAACTCAAAAACCATGATTATGTACAGTAGGCATTTAATGAAAGAAGTTTCAATAACAACGGATGGGATATAAAGATAAAAGATTCCTTCAACTTCCAATCTACGGCTGAGACAAGGATTCCTTTGACAAATTCAGAGCGTCTATAATAAAGATCACAAAAGATAAGAGactttttctctctgtgcaacAAATGTGAGCAACTGAAACACGTTACACTTAATTTTTGGCGCATGCAAATTGAACGATTAGCCACGGGGGTTACAGCAGGGGTATATAAATCCCGCCTAGGACTCCAATTCTGGGCCTTCTGAGAGTTAAAGGTGTGCTCGCCCTGAACGATCCGACCCACCTGAGAGTTCGATGTTATGGGGGCTCTCTACCTGTTGCCGGGTTCTCGATGGCGATGGCCGCAAATTGACCAGCCGGGTGAGCGAGCGAGAGGCGAAATACCGCCGCTGTCTTACCTGTTAGAGGGTGTGGCCTAACCATCCGTCAGCCAGCCGATCATCGATCGGGCCAAAACGAGATGGCTATAGGACCGGTAGAGAGCTAGCACGCTAGCCGGCCATCATATCATCCATGGgccaaaacaagaaaacaacaacgaTGCCACGATGTCGATCGGCTGGCCAAAGACGAGAGATGAGAAATAGAGGAACCGAAAGCGCGGCTTGTGATGGTTGAAAAAATTAGCACCGATCGTTGATCATTAGCTCGGGAACGGTGGCAACGCAAACACACGATCGGCGGCAGCGCTAAACTCCAATCTCGAATCTCGACTCGAATCAAATATCTTGAAATctttgaaaacaaatttcaCGCGGCTGTATCTTCCCACTTGAATCTGAACTCATACGATAGTGATCCTTGATAAAGTGAACCCTCTAGGGAATTAGTGCTATAAAAGTGCGTGATTTGGCAGTGTTGCGTATTCAactaaaatctaaatctaaacCTAAACCATCTTCATAAGGAGTTTACCACTGGATTATATCGAGAGCGCCGAGTTTCGGCGTGAAGCAGGTTACCAAATTGGTAAGTTAGTTGCACTTTATCTCAATTTTGGTTTcaaaattttaagtttaaacTTCATAAGAAAGAAACTTAAACGAAAATTCGAAGTTTATTTTAAGAAACGCTTGTATTCCTTTTTAAAACATCTTTATTTTCGAACAGAAGTGTTAAACACTTCGTTTTAAATGCTAATAACAGCTATTAAACATTGCGAAACGTTGACTAATCTTTTTACTattcaaaaaagaaaaatcagaCATTTTTACGATGGAAGTAGACTTATGCGTCGGCAAAGGATATGTTgtacttttaaatatatatttggaaataattaactttttgagaagaaaatgtaaaaaatgaAGTAGAATTGTGGCAGACAAACACTGACCCCAAAACATATGGCTcccaaaaaaatcataaagTCACTTCTCCGATTCAAAAGTTTGGGTGCCATAAAGTGCGAGTGTTTATTCCTCCGTGTGACATATGACCATAAACGTAATCAAATAGCAAATTGGCAAACCTATTTAAACGAACGTGTGAAAATCAAATGCCgaagccaaacaaaatcaCCAAACAGACATATTTTgacacttggccaaaaaaagaagaaaaaagtCAAGACGAAGTGTTGGCGGCTCGCCCGAAATCCAACGGGCAAGTGACAAAATCCCCCATTAACGATCCTAATAATACCTCTAATGACATAAAACAGCAGCCGAGAAAGGGGCGGGAGTGgccgtgggcgtggccgacGTTCACACGCAAATTAGTGGGGACATAAGAATTTTCAGACATGCGTCTGGgtattgccaaaaaaaaaacatcaagtTGGATCGATCTGAGGCGTCCAATTACGACGCATGTGAAAATTATCctattaaatgcaaatcaaagaGGCCCATAAACAGACCCGAAGGAACCCCCCTCACCCCTCCGCAACGCCCACGCAGATCGTTTAGTACTTGACAAATGCTTACTAATTAATTACAGTTTGTACAAAATTTTAGTACGCCGCTCATAAAAGTGCGCCTACCACTGTGCCGTGGAGTGCTGAAAACAAAAGTGTGACAATCGGTGTTTAAAGAAACGCCCACAAAtcgccaaaaaaaatatatcgaAAATATCCTGAAAGGTCACCAAGTTCTCAATGGAGCGACCTCTGACATTGTCCTCCGGAAACATTATTGATTGCATTAGAATCGAGCCAATTCACGGCTATTTCCATTTCAGTTCGCCCACGCAgtatctaaatttaaattcggTTTATTTTCACGCGAAGTGGTGTGTGAAATTTAGCAGATTCGGTTTAATCGCCTCCAACTGGCTACCAGTGACTTGTCGTCATCCATGCCACCCGCCAGCATCCTGAGCAGGTGCGAAATATTGTCCTTTTCAACAAAGTGCGAATGGGAGTGGGATAAGTCGATCGGAGTAGCGAATAAACAAACAGAGCATTTATTATTGCACGTGTTCGATTACCTGAGAGGAGGGCAATTGTGGTTATTGCTTTGAATTATATAATAGATACActggtttttatattttatagaaaaTCGATAGGTTAGCAACATCATCTCTAACtaattttaatacatttaatattttagcatttattgaatttcatgTTTAACTACAAATGCAGCGCGGAATCAGTTAAAGTTGAactataataatattattataattattataatataatgaactattataataaaatgctGCAAATTTAACATGATTTTTAGTGACTTTAGTGATAATCGTTTAAGAACCATTAGAGTGCGCTGGCACTCCTTCCTTTAAAAGTTAAAGCTGAACCCATCGAAATGTATCTATGAGATTCGCCGAATGTGTTTCCATCGGCGACCATTAGTGCGTACCTGTACATTGAGTACGTAAGCGCCATATTACCAAAGGTTCGCTTCGATTTGGAATAGCGCGCACATTTCATACGAAAAAAATAGGAGGAAAAAACCCCCTCAAAGCGTCTGAGTAAATATCAAAGTCACGAAATGATTCAAAAATCAACAGAGCCAACAACAAAGCGGCTGGCCCGAGATGGGGAAAGAGT is from Drosophila melanogaster chromosome 3L and encodes:
- the SdhAL gene encoding succinate dehydrogenase, subunit A (flavoprotein)-like — encoded protein: MNRLFLKRAGQHVTRSLLGPNGSRLLQVSCVRDASCKDEYSLIDHKFDAIVIGAGGAGMRAGFGLAEKGFQTAIISKLFPTRSHTVAAQGGVNAALSNMDKDDWKYHFYDTVKGSDWLGDQNAIHYMCREAERAVCELDMYGMPFSRKPDGKIYQRPFGGQTLDYGKGGVARRACACADRTGHALIHTLYGQTLKHSDSCHYFVDYFVLDLIMSQGACVGCLAWKLDDGTFHRFLAKNTVVAAGGCGRVYFSTTAGHTCTGDGNAWVSRQELPLMDMEFVQFHPTGIYGAGCLITEGVRGEGGFFLNCKGERFMERYAPKAKDLASRDVVARAMTMEVLAGNGCGPLKDHVHLQLHHIDAKIIKQRLPGIMVTARIFAKVDVTKEPVPVLPTVHYNMGGIPTDYKGRVVTIDENGKEQVVKGLYSCGETSCASVHGANRLGANSLLDLIIFGRVCALDIAANNCPGDKPPQVEDKATEKSLDNFKRLRCADGCIPTAVLRMELQRTMTKHAAVFREGKLLKEGLLKVAELCEQFKDIKTTDRTMVWNSNLVETLELQNMLANAVHIITAMENRKESRGSHAREDFKTRVDELDYGAPLAGQKKKPFEEHWRKHTMTFALGNKGCASIKYRPVVDTTLDSSVAPIPPAPRTY